The DNA window AGGTTGCGCGGCTCGCGGATGACGCACACGACGAGGAAGATGACGGCCGCCAGAAGCAGGCGCACGCAGGTGATCCACGCCACCGGCACGCCGTATCCGCTGGTCATGAGCTGGGCGCACGTGCCCGAGAACCCCCAGCACACTCCGCCGAGCGCCGCGAACACGATGCCGCGCGCCACGTGCCCGCCCGGCGCCTTCGCGGGCGCGCCCTCCCCTGCCGGGGCCGTCCCCATCGCCTCCTGGGCCATGCCGTCCTCCTCTCGTTTCGCCTCGCGCGCCGCCCTCGGGACGCGCGCCTCTTACAGCGCATCAGGGAATTGTCGCACGTCCGACCGCGCCGGTAAAGGTGTTTCGGCCGGGTTTCGCCCAAGTTTTGCGCAGCCGCTCAAAACACCATGTCGTAAGGCGAGCGACGGGGGCCGGAAGCCCGCCTGCGAGCCGGGCCGCGCCGGCTAGGGGCGCAGCAGCCGCTCGTAGGCGGCGCGGCGCTTCTCGCGGCCGAGCACGTCCTTGAACGCCAGGGTGCCGCAGCGCTCGTAGCCGTGCTTCTCCAGCAGCTTCTGCATGGGGACGTTGTCCGGGTAGACGTCGGCGCGGATGCTGGCGCGCCCGCCCGCGCGCGCGATGTGGTCGGCCTTGTCGAGGATGAACATGCCCACGCCGCGCCGGCGGGCCGGGTAGTCAACCGCCACCCAGTGCAGCTCGGCGTAGGGCTGGGGCTGCGCGGCGGTGTCGGTGAGCCAGGCGCCGTCGAGGGGGCGCTCGTAGTTCTTGTCGGGCGAGAACGACACGGCGAACACCGCGATGGTTCGGCCGTGCGCGTCCTCGATGACGTGGGTGGTGCCGTTCTTGATGCTGTGCATGAGGCGGCGGGCCGACGGGTACTTCTTCGAGCGGCCCTCGTCGATGCCGAGCTCGGCGAACGTCTGGTGGCCCACGTCGAGCAGCGCGGACACGCGGTCGAAGTCCTCGCGCACGGCCGGGCGGCTCGTGTAGTAGCCGAGCACCGACGCGCGGCCGGCGAACAGCGGCGGGTCGTCGTAGTCGGAGGCGGGCAGCGCGCCCTCGGCGAGCTTGGGCTCGCGCTCGGTGACGAGGAAGATCATGGCCACGATGAGCGCGCAGCCCGCGAGGTCCCACACCGACACCGGCGTGTGCAGCCAGAAGAGCGCGAGCACCATGGCCGACACCGGCTCGACGCAGCACAGCAGGCTCGCCTTCACCGGGCCGGCGTCGTTCACGCCCTGGAGGTAGAGCATGTAGGCCCCGAGCGTCCCCACCAGCACGATGGCCACGAGCGTCGCGAGCCCGCCGGTGGACAGCTGCACGTCCATCGTCCACGGCTGCACCACCGCCGAGGCGGCCGAGCCGCCGAACAGCATGGCGAGGCCGGTGACCAGCATCGAGCCCCACTTCCCCAGCACGCGCACGGGCATGAGCGTGTAGAACGTGAGCGCCACGGCCGACACGAGCCCCCAGGCCAGGCCCTCGGGCGGGATGGCCAGCCGGCCGGGATCGCCCTGCGTGGCGATGACCACCATGCCGCCGAGCGCGAGCACCAGGCCCGCCGCCTCGCGCACGCGCG is part of the Arabiibacter massiliensis genome and encodes:
- a CDS encoding GNAT family N-acetyltransferase, whose product is MAEAVAAAGGRHVARGVVCALAGGICWGFSGTCAQLLMDDYGAPATWITCVRMVIAAVFFLALTAMRNWRDLVAVFRDWRSLVQIAAFAIFGVLLTQLSYLNAIAYTSAGVGTTIEQVGLVLIMLYVCLRNRRLPRVREAAGLVLALGGMVVIATQGDPGRLAIPPEGLAWGLVSAVALTFYTLMPVRVLGKWGSMLVTGLAMLFGGSAASAVVQPWTMDVQLSTGGLATLVAIVLVGTLGAYMLYLQGVNDAGPVKASLLCCVEPVSAMVLALFWLHTPVSVWDLAGCALIVAMIFLVTEREPKLAEGALPASDYDDPPLFAGRASVLGYYTSRPAVREDFDRVSALLDVGHQTFAELGIDEGRSKKYPSARRLMHSIKNGTTHVIEDAHGRTIAVFAVSFSPDKNYERPLDGAWLTDTAAQPQPYAELHWVAVDYPARRRGVGMFILDKADHIARAGGRASIRADVYPDNVPMQKLLEKHGYERCGTLAFKDVLGREKRRAAYERLLRP